A stretch of the bacterium genome encodes the following:
- a CDS encoding serpin family protein: MKSHGPRLVATFGAILGAVLLTVSWCVPPSVAEVVLVPSGPPQEADQEPQPTPQLTDAINGFGFDLLRVVAAEDGARGNAIVSPVSVHAAFSMTANGATDETETQMREALHTASMDAADTNRQWADLLAGLAGRSSEQTLDVANALWARQGIAFRAPFLNAARDFFGAQVSTLDFERDDAAGAVNGWVSEKTHGRIDRILGQVPPNAILYLTNAAYFYGEWLTPFKDAATGRQAFTRADGSTVDVEMMNASRPMPYAQNGALQATVLPYAGDDAAFYVLLPKLGETVDSAIASLGETGFSRLVRSMRSAEVDLGLPKLDADFAVELSGPLESLGMSRAFDGEQAQFSGMASLGVPISINRVIHRTRVKVDEKGTEAAAATVAEIGVTASRDAPPRIRIICDRPYVFAVVDVKSGAMLFLGAVNDPRK; this comes from the coding sequence GTGAAAAGCCATGGTCCGCGTCTTGTCGCGACGTTCGGCGCCATTCTGGGGGCCGTGCTGCTCACGGTTTCCTGGTGTGTGCCTCCGTCTGTGGCCGAGGTCGTTCTCGTGCCGTCGGGCCCGCCCCAGGAAGCGGACCAGGAACCGCAGCCGACTCCACAGCTCACGGATGCGATCAACGGCTTCGGTTTCGACTTGCTCAGAGTGGTCGCCGCCGAGGACGGCGCCAGGGGCAACGCGATCGTCTCTCCCGTCTCGGTCCATGCCGCGTTCTCGATGACCGCCAACGGCGCGACCGACGAGACGGAGACCCAGATGCGCGAGGCGCTGCACACCGCCTCGATGGATGCCGCGGACACGAACCGGCAATGGGCCGATCTGCTGGCAGGACTTGCCGGTCGCAGCTCCGAACAGACGCTCGACGTCGCGAATGCGCTGTGGGCCCGGCAGGGTATCGCGTTCAGGGCGCCCTTTCTCAACGCCGCCCGCGACTTCTTCGGCGCCCAGGTGTCCACGCTGGACTTCGAGAGGGATGACGCCGCGGGGGCCGTCAACGGCTGGGTGTCCGAGAAGACCCACGGCAGGATTGACCGGATTCTCGGCCAGGTCCCCCCGAACGCGATCCTCTATCTCACGAACGCCGCGTACTTCTACGGAGAGTGGCTGACACCGTTCAAGGACGCGGCCACGGGGCGGCAGGCATTCACGCGCGCAGACGGTTCGACGGTTGACGTCGAGATGATGAACGCGAGCCGACCCATGCCCTATGCCCAGAACGGTGCCCTGCAGGCGACCGTGTTGCCCTACGCGGGGGATGACGCCGCCTTCTACGTACTGTTGCCGAAGCTGGGCGAGACGGTTGATTCAGCTATCGCCAGCCTGGGAGAAACGGGTTTCTCGAGGCTTGTGCGGAGCATGCGGTCGGCGGAAGTCGACCTGGGGCTGCCGAAGCTGGATGCAGACTTCGCCGTGGAACTCAGTGGGCCACTGGAATCGCTCGGCATGTCGCGGGCATTCGACGGGGAGCAGGCCCAGTTCTCGGGCATGGCGAGTCTCGGCGTGCCGATCTCCATCAACCGCGTGATTCACAGGACGAGGGTCAAGGTCGACGAGAAGGGGACGGAGGCGGCTGCGGCGACCGTGGCAGAGATCGGCGTCACTGCGTCGCGAGACGCACCACCGCGCATTCGCATCATCTGCGATCGCCCCTACGTGTTCGCCGTCGTCGACGTGAAGAGCGGGGCCATGCTGTTCCTGGGCGCTGTCAACGATCCGCGGAAGTAG
- a CDS encoding type II toxin-antitoxin system HicB family antitoxin, producing MKYTVIVEKCETGYGAFVPDLPGCVATAATREEVLRLVKEAIECHIEGLCRSGCPVPPPSCESAEVDVTPPSPS from the coding sequence ATGAAGTACACGGTCATCGTCGAGAAGTGCGAGACGGGCTACGGGGCCTTCGTGCCCGACCTGCCGGGCTGCGTCGCCACGGCGGCAACGCGCGAGGAAGTCCTGCGGCTGGTCAAGGAAGCCATCGAGTGCCACATCGAGGGGCTGTGCCGCTCGGGCTGCCCCGTCCCGCCGCCGTCGTGCGAGAGCGCGGAGGTCGACGTCACCCCGCCGAGCCCCTCGTAG
- a CDS encoding efflux RND transporter periplasmic adaptor subunit, whose product MPNDDLAKLKIDRGAESARGRRSRAWRWVAAAIAVAAVAAIAYRLTHPVPRVAVITVSRVYPSQTFTALNASGYVVAQRKAAVASKTSGRLVWLGVEEGSVVKEGQVIARLESDDLRATEQQARAGVAVARSNRETARAQRDVAAAAQVSAQAQRAGAVAGLDQAQAELDDATIALERQRKLFNGGMTAKVDFDVAETRWRKAQAGVAAARHTVEAADSALRSAADSLAAAESALAAAGHSVESAKAGLGGAEVNAGYAEIRAPFDGVVLTKNADVGDMVTPIGASTDARAAVVTMADPTSLLIEADVSETSLPKVRVGQPCEVQLDSIPDARFPGVVHMIVPTADRAKGTVLAKVRLTALDPRILPEMSAKVAFLERPVAGGETAPRVAVSPKAVAQRGGGSVVFVVRDGRAAAVTVTPGPKLGDMVEIRSGLAGGERAILDPPARLRDGDKVTVAEQ is encoded by the coding sequence GACGATCTCGCGAAGCTGAAGATCGACCGCGGCGCCGAGTCCGCGCGCGGCCGCCGCTCGCGCGCCTGGCGCTGGGTCGCCGCCGCGATCGCCGTGGCAGCCGTCGCCGCGATCGCCTACCGGCTGACGCATCCGGTGCCGCGCGTCGCCGTCATCACCGTCAGCCGCGTCTACCCCTCGCAGACCTTCACGGCGCTCAACGCCAGCGGGTACGTCGTCGCCCAGCGCAAGGCCGCCGTCGCCTCCAAGACCTCCGGGCGCCTGGTCTGGCTCGGCGTCGAGGAGGGGAGCGTCGTGAAGGAGGGCCAGGTGATCGCGCGCCTGGAGAGCGACGACCTGCGCGCGACGGAGCAGCAGGCGCGCGCCGGGGTCGCCGTCGCCCGCTCCAACCGCGAGACGGCGCGCGCCCAGCGGGACGTCGCCGCGGCCGCGCAGGTCAGCGCCCAGGCGCAGCGCGCGGGGGCGGTGGCCGGCCTCGACCAGGCGCAGGCGGAGCTCGACGACGCCACGATCGCCCTCGAGCGCCAGCGCAAGCTCTTCAACGGGGGAATGACCGCGAAAGTCGACTTCGACGTCGCGGAGACGCGCTGGCGCAAGGCCCAGGCCGGCGTCGCGGCGGCGCGGCACACCGTCGAGGCCGCCGACAGCGCGCTGCGCTCGGCCGCGGACTCGCTCGCGGCTGCCGAGAGCGCGCTGGCCGCCGCCGGGCACTCGGTGGAGTCCGCCAAGGCGGGCCTCGGCGGCGCGGAGGTCAACGCCGGCTACGCCGAGATCCGCGCCCCCTTCGACGGGGTGGTGCTGACGAAGAACGCCGACGTCGGCGACATGGTGACGCCCATCGGCGCCTCGACCGACGCGCGCGCCGCGGTGGTCACGATGGCCGACCCCACATCGCTGCTCATCGAGGCCGACGTCTCCGAGACCAGCCTGCCCAAGGTCCGCGTGGGCCAGCCCTGCGAGGTGCAGCTCGACTCGATCCCCGACGCGCGCTTCCCCGGCGTCGTCCACATGATCGTGCCCACCGCCGACCGCGCCAAGGGGACCGTGCTGGCCAAGGTGCGGCTGACCGCGCTCGACCCGCGCATCCTGCCGGAGATGAGCGCGAAGGTCGCCTTCCTCGAGCGGCCCGTCGCCGGCGGCGAGACCGCGCCGCGGGTCGCGGTGAGCCCGAAGGCGGTGGCGCAGCGCGGCGGCGGCAGCGTGGTGTTCGTGGTCAGGGACGGGCGCGCGGCGGCCGTGACGGTCACCCCGGGGCCGAAGCTCGGCGACATGGTGGAAATCCGCTCCGGGCTCGCCGGCGGCGAGCGCGCGATCCTCGACCCGCCGGCGCGGCTGCGGGACGGCGACAAGGTCACCGTCGCCGAGCAGTGA
- a CDS encoding type II toxin-antitoxin system HicA family toxin, giving the protein MKVREFVREIEAAGWVHVRTKGDHRQYKHHGLVGLVTVTGHPNNDIPPGTLSAIMKHAGLKHPEAP; this is encoded by the coding sequence GTGAAGGTCCGCGAGTTTGTCCGCGAGATCGAGGCGGCCGGCTGGGTGCACGTGCGCACGAAGGGCGACCACCGGCAGTACAAGCACCACGGGCTCGTCGGGCTGGTCACGGTGACGGGGCACCCGAACAACGACATCCCGCCGGGGACCCTGAGCGCTATAATGAAGCACGCCGGACTCAAGCACCCGGAGGCGCCATGA
- a CDS encoding dienelactone hydrolase family protein, whose product MDTLPVLLAALATTLSIASAVAAAGPAPAIPPGEAGAKAALDASPRHHEWVDIALAGDAGKLTAFVAYPERRDKAPVVVVIHEIYGLTDWIRAVADRLAADGFIAIAPDMLTGRGPGGGGTEKFPSRDDVVKAVRDLTPADVTARLDAAARYGRGLAAATGKFATVGFCWGGTQSFAYATAQPELGAAVVYYGTSPEAAALAAIRAPVLGLYGEDDARVTTTVGPAAAKMQELGKPFTALTFPGAGHGFLRAQDLRDGANLAAALKAWPATIEHLRKYLE is encoded by the coding sequence ATGGACACGCTGCCGGTCCTCCTCGCGGCGCTGGCGACGACCCTGTCCATCGCCTCCGCCGTGGCCGCTGCGGGGCCCGCGCCGGCGATTCCGCCCGGCGAGGCCGGCGCAAAGGCCGCGCTCGACGCTTCGCCCCGACACCACGAGTGGGTCGACATCGCCCTCGCCGGTGACGCCGGAAAGCTCACTGCGTTCGTGGCCTACCCCGAGCGCAGGGACAAGGCGCCCGTCGTCGTGGTCATCCACGAGATCTACGGCCTGACGGACTGGATCCGCGCCGTCGCGGACCGGCTGGCCGCCGACGGCTTCATCGCGATTGCGCCCGACATGCTCACGGGAAGGGGTCCCGGGGGCGGGGGCACCGAGAAGTTCCCGAGCCGCGACGACGTGGTCAAGGCCGTCCGCGACCTCACGCCGGCCGACGTGACGGCCCGTCTCGACGCCGCCGCCCGCTACGGCCGCGGGCTGGCTGCCGCGACCGGGAAGTTCGCGACGGTCGGCTTCTGCTGGGGCGGGACGCAGAGCTTCGCCTACGCAACCGCGCAGCCCGAGCTGGGCGCGGCGGTCGTCTACTACGGGACGTCGCCGGAAGCCGCCGCCCTCGCCGCGATACGGGCGCCGGTGCTCGGACTCTACGGCGAGGACGACGCACGGGTCACGACCACGGTCGGGCCGGCGGCCGCGAAGATGCAGGAGTTGGGGAAACCCTTCACCGCCCTCACCTTCCCGGGCGCAGGCCACGGCTTTCTGCGCGCGCAGGACCTGCGCGACGGCGCGAACCTGGCCGCCGCGCTCAAGGCCTGGCCCGCGACCATCGAGCACCTCAGGAAGTATCTCGAGTAG
- a CDS encoding ABC transporter ATP-binding protein, whose translation MAADPAAAPAATAAAADPLIRVRGVSKSYRRGGQRIPVLEGIDLDIAAKEFLALMGPSGSGKSTLLNLIAGIDRADAGSISVGGVEITGLGDADLARWRAANVGFVFQFYNLIPVLSALENVALPLHLTHLSGRERREHAEAVLRLVGLADRMDHRPGQLSGGQQQRVAIARAVVTDPVVIVADEPTGDLDRASAAEILDLMGGLVRDFGKTVVMVTHDPRAAERAGRVRHLEKGVMDNGA comes from the coding sequence ATGGCGGCCGACCCCGCCGCGGCGCCGGCCGCGACCGCTGCAGCCGCCGACCCCCTCATCCGGGTCCGCGGCGTCTCCAAGTCCTACCGGCGCGGCGGCCAGCGCATCCCGGTGCTCGAGGGGATCGACCTCGACATCGCCGCGAAGGAGTTCCTCGCCCTGATGGGCCCGAGCGGCTCGGGCAAGAGCACGCTGCTGAACCTGATCGCCGGCATCGACCGCGCCGACGCGGGATCAATCAGCGTCGGCGGCGTCGAGATCACCGGCCTGGGCGACGCCGACCTGGCCCGCTGGCGCGCGGCGAACGTCGGCTTCGTCTTCCAGTTCTACAACCTGATCCCGGTGCTCTCGGCGCTGGAGAACGTGGCGCTGCCGCTGCACCTGACGCACCTGTCCGGCCGCGAGCGGCGCGAGCACGCGGAGGCGGTCCTGCGGCTCGTCGGGCTCGCCGACCGCATGGACCACCGCCCCGGGCAGCTCTCCGGCGGCCAGCAGCAGCGCGTCGCGATCGCGCGCGCCGTGGTGACCGACCCGGTGGTCATCGTCGCCGACGAGCCCACCGGCGACCTCGACCGCGCGTCGGCCGCCGAGATCCTCGACCTCATGGGGGGGCTGGTGCGCGACTTCGGCAAGACGGTGGTGATGGTCACGCACGACCCGCGCGCAGCAGAGCGGGCCGGCCGCGTCCGGCACCTGGAAAAGGGCGTGATGGACAACGGCGCCTGA
- a CDS encoding rhomboid family intramembrane serine protease — protein sequence MSTWVLRLIVVNVGVYLLTAANHRLLGALAFVPRLALLEPWTIITYQFAHAGLGHLLFNMLGLYFFGSRLEEHLGARHFLGLYFVSGVAGGLMSFLNFNTPIVGASAAIFGVFYGFARYWPRERVYIWGVLPVEARVLVVVMTVLALFGGLGFGGAGIANFAHLGGFVGGWLYLRWVGWSSPAARFQRRVAAPAVGAGELARWRSVNREAMHPVNRAEFERVMAKLEGQGPGSLTDEERAFLRRFTPE from the coding sequence ATGAGCACCTGGGTGTTGCGGCTGATCGTGGTGAACGTGGGGGTCTACCTGCTCACGGCCGCCAACCATCGTCTCCTCGGCGCGCTGGCGTTCGTGCCCCGTCTCGCCCTCCTCGAGCCCTGGACGATCATCACCTACCAGTTCGCGCACGCGGGCCTCGGCCACCTGCTGTTCAACATGCTCGGCCTCTACTTCTTCGGCTCGCGGCTCGAGGAGCACCTCGGCGCCCGGCACTTCCTGGGGCTGTACTTCGTCAGCGGCGTCGCCGGGGGCCTGATGTCGTTCCTGAATTTCAACACGCCGATCGTCGGCGCCTCGGCGGCGATCTTCGGGGTCTTCTACGGCTTCGCGCGCTACTGGCCGCGCGAGCGGGTCTACATCTGGGGCGTCCTCCCCGTGGAGGCCCGGGTGCTCGTGGTGGTCATGACCGTCCTCGCGCTCTTCGGCGGCCTCGGCTTCGGCGGGGCCGGCATCGCCAACTTCGCGCACCTCGGGGGCTTCGTCGGCGGCTGGCTCTACCTGCGCTGGGTGGGATGGAGCTCGCCGGCGGCGCGCTTCCAGCGTCGCGTGGCCGCGCCCGCGGTGGGCGCCGGCGAACTCGCGCGCTGGCGGAGCGTGAACCGGGAGGCCATGCACCCCGTCAACCGCGCCGAGTTCGAGCGGGTCATGGCCAAGCTCGAGGGCCAAGGCCCGGGGAGCCTGACGGACGAGGAGCGCGCCTTCCTGCGGCGCTTCACGCCGGAGTAG